The sequence GGGCGCCGGGCACCGCCGGGTCCAGCAGTCGCCGGGCGGCCTCCAGGCCGTCCATGACCGGCATCCGGACGTCCATCAGCACGACGTCCGGGTGGGTGCGGCCGGTCACCTCCAGGGCCTGGGCGCCGTCCGCCGCGTCCCCCACCACGTCGATGTCGCTCTGCGCGCCCAGCAGGGCGGCGAATCCGGCCCGTACCATCGCCTGGTCGTCGACGATGATCACGCGGATGGTCATACGGTGCTCTCCCCGGGGCGCGCTACGGCCCGGCCGGCGTCCCGTCCGGATCGGGGGACGCGGTGCCGCTCGGCCGGCTGTCCTGCGACCGAGTATCCGTCAGACCGTCGACGGGCAGCACGGCGGCCACCCGGAACCCGCCGTCGGCCAGCGGGCCGGTGTCCAGCCGCCCGCCCAGCAGCCGGACCCGTTCCCGCATGCCGACCAGCCCGTGGCCGGTGCCCTCGGCCGAACCCTCCAGCGACCCGGTGCGCTCGGGCGGGGCCGCGTTGACCACGGTGACCAGCAGGGACCCCTCGTCGACGGTCAGCGAGACCCAGGCCCTGGCGCCCGGGGCGTGCCGGACCACGTTGGCCAGCGCCTCCTGGACGATCCGGTGGACGGAGAGGCCGACGGCCGGCGGCAGCGCGTCGTCCGTCAGCCCCGGGTCGACGGCGAGTTCGGCCGCCACCCCGGCCCGGCGCACCGTGTCGACCAGCTGGGCCAGTTGGCCGATGCCCGGCTGGGGCGCCGTCTCGGCGCCGGAGTCCTCGCTGCGCAGCACGCCGAGCAGCCGCCGCATCTCGGTCAGCGACTCGCGGGCCGTTCCGGCGATCGCGGTGAACTCCTCCGCCGCCTCGTCCGGGACCCCGGCGATCCGGTACGGCGCGCTGGCCGCCTGCACGGCGATCACCGACATGTGGTGGGCGACCACGTCGTGCAGCTCGCGGGCGATTCGGGCGCGTTCCTCCAGCAGGGTGCGGCGCTCGCGCTCGGCCTCGCTGATGTGCTCCTGCTCCGCGAGCCGCCGGGCGGCCTCGGCACGTTCGCGCAGTGCCCCGCCGAGGACCAGGACGGCGCCGGCCAGGGCGGTGGCGAGCAGGTTGTTGTCGCCGCCGAACCGGTCGGTGAAGCCGAGGAAGGACATCGTCAGGCCGGCCGCCGCGGTGGTGAGCCAGACCGCGACCAGCGTCCGGCGGGGCTCGCGCAGCGCCAGCGTCAGCATCAGCAGGAGGTAGCCGACCAGGACGGGAGGCGGCCACGGCCAGGGGCCGGTGGGGCCGGTGCCGACGACGAGGACCGCCAGCGCGGTCAGCAGGTCGGCGCCGCCGATCATCCACCAGGCGGGCAGCGGCCGGGTGACGGCGAGCAGCAGCGGCACCGACTGGGCGACCGAGAGGGCGGCGGCCAGGCCGCCGGAGATCCCGTAGTCGTTGCTGAGCACGTTGATCCCGCTGGGCAGCAGCGAGGCGATCGCGGCCACGGCGGCGAGCTGGGGGAGGCGGCGGACCCAGGGGCGCGCGGCGTGGCCGAGCAGCGGGGTGTGGTCCGCGGAGGGGCGGGTCAGCGGGGCGAGCAGCGCGCGCACCGGACCGGTCGGGGCGGG comes from Streptomyces sp. TLI_053 and encodes:
- a CDS encoding sensor histidine kinase, with the protein product MIEPSPGPAPTGPVRALLAPLTRPSADHTPLLGHAARPWVRRLPQLAAVAAIASLLPSGINVLSNDYGISGGLAAALSVAQSVPLLLAVTRPLPAWWMIGGADLLTALAVLVVGTGPTGPWPWPPPVLVGYLLLMLTLALREPRRTLVAVWLTTAAAGLTMSFLGFTDRFGGDNNLLATALAGAVLVLGGALRERAEAARRLAEQEHISEAERERRTLLEERARIARELHDVVAHHMSVIAVQAASAPYRIAGVPDEAAEEFTAIAGTARESLTEMRRLLGVLRSEDSGAETAPQPGIGQLAQLVDTVRRAGVAAELAVDPGLTDDALPPAVGLSVHRIVQEALANVVRHAPGARAWVSLTVDEGSLLVTVVNAAPPERTGSLEGSAEGTGHGLVGMRERVRLLGGRLDTGPLADGGFRVAAVLPVDGLTDTRSQDSRPSGTASPDPDGTPAGP